Proteins co-encoded in one Synechococcus elongatus PCC 6301 genomic window:
- a CDS encoding VOC family protein, which produces MAIARSQGWLRGVHHVALHVQDLARSRQFYGEILGLAELTDDQVPSTLRPLVEAGQVANFRLPDGVILDLFAAPKLQPPDPDPSQEFTRFAHLAFDIAPEQFDAAVQILQEQNVAIAQGPVSRPTGRGVYFYDPDGTLLEIRCDPS; this is translated from the coding sequence ATGGCGATCGCCCGTTCTCAAGGCTGGCTGAGGGGCGTCCACCACGTTGCGCTACATGTGCAAGATCTAGCGCGATCGCGGCAGTTTTACGGCGAGATTTTAGGACTAGCGGAGCTGACAGATGATCAGGTTCCTAGTACGCTGCGACCGCTGGTTGAGGCCGGTCAGGTTGCCAACTTTCGGCTACCAGATGGCGTGATTTTGGACCTGTTCGCAGCACCAAAACTGCAGCCGCCTGACCCCGACCCTAGCCAAGAATTTACCCGCTTTGCCCATCTGGCCTTCGACATTGCGCCCGAGCAATTTGATGCGGCCGTGCAAATTCTCCAAGAGCAGAATGTCGCGATCGCCCAAGGGCCAGTCAGCCGTCCGACCGGTCGCGGTGTCTATTTTTACGACCCTGATGGCACCCTGTTAGAAATTCGCTGCGACCCTTCATGA
- a CDS encoding MFS transporter has translation MIPQLDLRTKLSFGVGDFGTAVMANLQVFFLLFFLTTVAGLDAAWAGSILMIGKVWDAVNDPLIGWLSDRTKSRNWGRRYPWMLWAAIPLGLTFYLQWIVPTQNPTWLFIFYVVVALLFNSFYTAVNLPYTALTPELTQDYNDRTKLNSFRFSFSIGGSILSLLLAQAIFSLIPNPQEQYQWLGAIAAIASVLPVFICVWGTRRRYQFMQPLVETTLPPRQSIAEELQVVKGNKPFLFVIGLYLCSWLAVQATASVIPYFVRYWMRLPDPDLTSVMLAVQGTALVTLFGWSWLSNRIGKQAVYYWGTGLWLIAQVGLFVLQPNQVGLMYVMAILAGCGVSVAYLIPWSMLPDVIEWDELQTGQRREGIYYGFMVFLQKLALALGLFIVGQALSLAGLIPGDSTVVQPDSALWAIRVAVAPFPTLCLILGILCAKGYPITRDRHEAMLLQLAERRSQV, from the coding sequence ATGATTCCTCAACTCGACCTACGCACCAAACTCAGCTTCGGAGTTGGTGACTTTGGCACAGCAGTCATGGCGAATTTGCAGGTTTTCTTCCTGCTCTTTTTTCTAACGACGGTAGCGGGCTTGGATGCCGCTTGGGCCGGCAGCATCCTGATGATTGGCAAGGTTTGGGATGCCGTCAATGACCCCTTGATTGGCTGGTTGAGCGATCGCACCAAGAGTCGCAACTGGGGCCGCCGCTACCCTTGGATGCTCTGGGCTGCTATTCCCCTCGGACTCACTTTTTACTTGCAGTGGATTGTTCCGACTCAGAATCCAACTTGGCTCTTTATTTTCTATGTCGTGGTTGCACTGCTGTTTAACAGCTTCTACACAGCGGTTAACTTGCCTTACACCGCCCTGACGCCGGAGCTGACCCAGGACTACAACGATCGCACAAAACTCAACAGCTTTCGCTTTAGCTTTTCGATTGGCGGCAGTATCCTCTCGCTCTTGCTCGCTCAGGCAATTTTTAGCCTCATTCCCAATCCACAAGAACAGTACCAATGGCTAGGGGCGATCGCAGCGATCGCGTCAGTCCTTCCCGTCTTTATCTGTGTTTGGGGCACCCGTCGTCGCTATCAGTTCATGCAGCCGTTGGTCGAAACCACTCTACCGCCACGCCAATCGATTGCCGAAGAATTGCAGGTCGTCAAAGGCAATAAACCATTCTTATTTGTGATTGGCCTTTACCTCTGCTCTTGGCTAGCCGTGCAAGCGACAGCCTCCGTGATTCCCTACTTTGTCCGCTACTGGATGCGATTGCCCGACCCCGATCTCACTTCAGTGATGTTGGCAGTGCAGGGCACCGCGTTAGTCACTCTTTTTGGCTGGAGTTGGCTGAGCAATCGCATTGGCAAACAGGCCGTTTATTACTGGGGTACCGGCTTATGGCTAATCGCCCAAGTCGGCCTGTTTGTTCTGCAACCCAACCAAGTGGGTCTGATGTATGTCATGGCGATCTTGGCCGGTTGTGGTGTTTCCGTGGCTTACCTGATTCCTTGGTCAATGCTGCCGGATGTGATCGAATGGGATGAGCTGCAAACGGGTCAGCGCCGCGAGGGGATTTACTACGGCTTCATGGTCTTTTTGCAAAAACTCGCACTGGCGTTGGGTTTATTTATCGTTGGCCAAGCGCTGTCGCTCGCTGGTTTGATTCCCGGTGACTCAACCGTTGTTCAACCTGACAGCGCCCTCTGGGCAATTCGAGTCGCAGTTGCACCCTTCCCCACACTCTGTCTGATTTTGGGAATCCTCTGCGCCAAGGGCTATCCGATTACCCGCGATCGCCACGAAGCCATGCTCTTACAACTTGCCGAACGGCGATCGCAGGTCTAG
- a CDS encoding trans-splicing intein-formed DNA polymerase III subunit alpha C-terminal partner DnaE-C, whose product MVKIVRRRSLGVQPVYDLGVATVHNFVLANGLVASNCFNKSHSTAYGYVTFQTAYLKANFPVEYMAALLTVNSGNADKVQKYIANCAAMGIEVLPPDINRSGVDFTPTGDRILFGLSAIRNLGLGAIESILAARDVGGPFLSLADLCDRVDTGSLNRRAMESLIHAGALDVLETGANRQQLVADLPLVIDWANSRAKDRASGQGNLFDMLGSNDSNSSPLDTAPKAPAVPDYSPDEKLKLEKELLGFYLSDHPLKVVQEPARLLAPASISDLEDYCDRGLISTIALLTEVKPVVTKKGDRMAILRIEDLSGNTEAVVFPRSYERIGHYIEADARLMLWGKVDRRDDQVQFIIEDAEPIDHVRLVLVELSVEQASDIVQQQRLKELLLQQKREEERSKVPVVAVIQAGSDRYFVRLGAQFRVEDPEEAVEALQAADFQARAEALLSPA is encoded by the coding sequence GTGGTCAAAATTGTTCGGCGGCGTTCCTTGGGTGTGCAACCCGTCTACGACCTTGGCGTGGCAACCGTACATAACTTTGTGCTGGCCAATGGCCTTGTGGCCTCCAACTGCTTCAACAAGAGCCACTCCACCGCCTATGGCTACGTCACCTTCCAGACGGCTTACCTCAAGGCCAACTTTCCTGTCGAATACATGGCGGCGCTGCTGACCGTCAACAGTGGCAATGCCGACAAGGTGCAGAAATACATCGCTAACTGCGCGGCCATGGGGATCGAAGTCCTGCCGCCAGACATTAACCGTTCGGGCGTGGACTTTACCCCCACCGGCGATCGCATTCTGTTCGGCCTTTCGGCAATTCGCAACTTGGGTTTGGGCGCGATCGAGTCGATTTTGGCGGCCCGAGACGTAGGCGGCCCATTTCTATCGCTGGCGGATCTCTGCGATCGCGTAGATACGGGGTCGCTCAACCGCCGCGCTATGGAATCTTTGATTCACGCCGGCGCCCTCGATGTCCTAGAAACCGGGGCCAACCGTCAGCAGCTCGTCGCTGATCTCCCACTAGTTATCGATTGGGCCAACAGCCGAGCCAAGGACCGCGCCAGTGGCCAAGGCAATTTGTTCGACATGCTGGGCAGTAACGACAGCAACAGCAGCCCGCTGGACACCGCGCCTAAAGCGCCTGCCGTTCCCGACTATTCCCCCGACGAAAAGCTCAAGCTGGAAAAAGAGCTGCTGGGTTTTTATCTCTCCGATCATCCACTCAAAGTGGTGCAAGAACCGGCGCGACTCCTCGCCCCCGCCAGCATTAGTGACTTAGAAGACTACTGCGATCGCGGTCTGATCAGCACGATCGCTCTACTAACAGAAGTCAAACCCGTCGTCACCAAAAAGGGCGATCGCATGGCGATTTTGCGGATCGAAGACCTGAGCGGCAACACCGAAGCCGTCGTCTTCCCGCGCAGCTACGAACGCATTGGCCACTACATCGAAGCGGATGCCCGCTTGATGCTTTGGGGCAAGGTCGATCGCCGCGACGACCAAGTGCAATTCATCATCGAAGATGCCGAGCCGATCGACCATGTCCGCCTCGTCTTGGTTGAACTGAGCGTCGAGCAAGCCAGCGACATCGTCCAGCAGCAACGCCTCAAGGAACTGCTGTTGCAGCAGAAACGCGAAGAGGAGCGATCGAAGGTGCCTGTCGTCGCAGTGATTCAAGCCGGCAGCGATCGCTACTTCGTCCGCTTGGGCGCCCAATTCCGCGTTGAGGATCCAGAGGAGGCTGTGGAAGCACTGCAAGCCGCTGATTTTCAAGCCCGCGCCGAAGCCCTCTTGTCGCCAGCCTAG